The region CTTTacccttttttgtttttgatcgTATGATGTGTATCACTTTTTCCTTTCTTATGCTTCATACAATTTCCCTTTTTGTTAGTCAATGTATGTTTATGGCTACTCTGCCAGATTGTGCGTTGATTCGACCAGAAAGAGCCCTCTGGAAACTCATAATTTTGCAACATTTCTTGTTACATGGTTCGAATAACTCATGATTGAAATTTTGGAGTTTTAGAAAGTAGTTATTTGTTGTAATTGAAGCATATCGAAGTCTTATGTGTGTCACAGGTGAAACCAATCTGCATATATGTTTTGCATCAATTATCTTCCGAAGattgaaataattcatttttagatttttgaaagatttatttatttataatgtacTTTTAAAGTTGTCCCTTCTCTGTCATTCTTAACAAACACACACATAGATATTAAACTAAGTATGGTTTTAAtacatcttaaaaaaatatatcaaacctTTTTTACTTGagtatttgtattttatcttctatcatttaattttaatatataataaatatatatacataaatattatatttgaagTAAGCATGACATTGAAGAGATCGTTttctgtttttaaattttctcactTAAATTTCATATTCAGGCAAATCTCCaataattttttcacaaaaatttacaattttaatttacttatatatatattttaaaacaataattttatatttaaatatatttaatttaattgatatgtTTTGGTTTCCCAACTAGTTCTGCCATTATCATTCACAAATACTATTTGATCTTTGATAAACCGTAGATGTGacaatgaacaaaaaaataatttaatatataggTTTATAAACGTAACACATTAATAAAACTATGAAACATTTTagtttaagaaaacataaataaaacaatattcaaTCTAATTATAAAAGCATAACTGAAGTTTAGTTTGGTGGCAATGGAAGAGAAGAGGAGGGtagggaaaaattaaatagatagGGTGAGTAACAAGGTTGTAAAGAAGTATGAAGAAAACTGAAATGAGCTAGTGGACCCCACATgtatttttctatattcaacCGCGAAAGAAAGTTACTTAGTGAATCTAATCGACTGTATTGgttaattcataattaattatatgggACTATTTTTTGATATAACAATAATGAtgagttagaaaaaaatatatattcataataataaataaagttatgaataagaaacaaagctattttaaaaatcaatgttcaatatttcttatttttaattaaacaattcctcttttttaatgtgtttaattttttttggcaAGTATGTTAAATCCAGGCTTTTATACAAGTTCATTTGCCTAAAATTGTGGAGTCTAAAGTCATTTTAAAAGGCTTTTGTCATACAAAAATAGTTAACCTACttaagtaaatacaaaataatatattgttgttattattattatattaaaattgttataatttataaaagtaatatatttatttgattttcttaattattatgttgatttacataaaaaaaattaaacttaaaagaCCGTTGAAAGAAAaccttatattatatttaattattttgtcctcaatttgatttctattttattttaaagaattcaATGTGATTTTTTCTGTTAAATTAGTGTTAACACTCTTTGAAAAGTGATCACGCATTAATTTctgttttgttcttttgatttcttttgGATGTGCAGATTTGATTTCATCAATGTGTTACAACATGTAAGGAATGACTTCATCAATGTTGTTCAAGATGTGCTTAATCAACTTATTTTCGACTTACATTTATAATCTTTATTGTTCGAATATCCTTACCTTCACATCTCTCTTCATGTCAAATCTAAGGAACTTCTATTGGTTCTCAACTTAGTATAAAATTCAAGTAGAATTCAATGGCTTCTTCTACAATGTACTATTTTACAATTGAAGTTTTGAGAGTGTACTATACAAAACTCGGACAAGACAGGCATGAAATAATACCCAAACTTGATTGTTAACTAATATTTACTATAAGCATAAATCAAGTACAAAGAACACCTGCTTAGCGGCTAAAGTGCATTATAACCCATTTAACCAGAAAAGGTCATTTACCCAGAAAAGGTCATTTGCCCCGAAAAGGCCACTTACTCAAGAAAGGTCGCTTACTCAGAAGAGGTTGCCACCTATAACttgaaataaaatagttaagCCACCCAAATCCATGTGCCAAACTTGAAGCCTAGGCCTTAAACCAGGCCTATACAAACCCAAATAAGGGCCCAACccataaataagataaattgtaattaaagcTTTCTAAATATAGGTGGACCCTagcaattaaaggtatgcaATTCACTAAtactaaaaattgaaatttgattttgagaGCTCTCGCTGACTTTATCGTTGGAGTCCTTTCTATAGGTAACCTTCAAAACTAAGACATACTAAACAAGATTGAAGAGTACCTGTTCAAGAGATTCCAAGATTGGGTAAGACAAGATTTATGTctcatgataattttttattgtttccaCAAGAACAGAGACAATACTGATTCTTCACACATATCCTTTTAAGATTTTCATGTATCTCTTAATTAGGTACATCTATCTAAAATAAACTAACTCACATAATCAAATTTCTATCACTAAGTGAACTATGAAATGTAccatgatataaaaaaataacgaCAGAAAATACATTTCCAATTGACATATTATTGTGGTTGCCtcattttccaaatcatttAACACTTGGGAGTCAATAAATTTCTTACATATGACAttgaagaacaaaaacaaatatgttATAAACCTCTAGCGGAAGCAAGTAAGATGGTGTAGATAGCCATTGGAAAAAATTGTTGCATCAGCACATGATAATATGAGACTTTAAACAAACTAACTCAAAAATCTTGCATACATAGAAGAGTCTTAACATTTAAAGAGTAACCTTGTGACGCTTACACACTACTCAAACACtgacaaaaaaatttcttttcttttttgcaaaGAGTATGATAAGTTGACGATAGGTACAAACATCGTCCAACTAATTATGGATGTAACTCAAACGAGTGCCCATGTCAACCAAATTTTGTCATGCTTTggcttcatattttttctttcattttgtgttcaacaaagttcaaattagactatcataattttttttttcaacatgcATCACATTTATATAATGTCTTACATCAAGTTTACATCAATATGAAAGATTATAGAATATTGATTGTTTCTTCCAAGTATTATTCTCAATGgtcttcttttgattttttttgaacatagtgttaatatttttcactcaatcATATACTTCTTCACCATTGTGGGGTCTCGACGCACCTTTGCCTCATGCCTTCCTCATTCTACAGTAAGGATGACTACGAGGAAATAACTTTTAATACATAGTGTACATGGTCCTTTCCCATGCTTCAATTGAATATAACtcatgttttcttcacatatggGACACGGAAAATTACCTCTAACATTATAACCACCCAAGTTACCATATGCTAGAAAATCACTTATTGTGTAAAATAACATTGTAGATAAACAGAATTTTCTTGAATGAATCAAAGACATCAACAACTATTTTGCACAACAGTTTCAAATCATCAATTAAGGGCTTCAGGTACACATCAATGTCATTTTTTGGTTGTCTAGGTCTCGAAACCATCATAGACAATGCACAATGAATGAGGAAAATTATAAATCATCAACAAAACTGACCATGAACtatgtttattacttaagttcCCATAAGGATTCATATCATCGGTAGTAAGTCCAACTCTTGAGTTTTTTACTACGCATCAAATTCTAGAAATGTTTCATCAATCTTCTTCCATGTGGAGAAACAACTATTGGTGCAAAATGGTTCTAGAAGGGGGTTGAATAGAGCCTGTAgataatttaaacatttttgtacaaatatagaacaattaaataaaagtttacaaGACATAAAGCACACACAAAATTTGTACTGATTCACCCTTAATGTAAGGGCTACCTCTAGTTTGTTAAGCACCAAGCTTAAGAAGTTTCACTAACCAAATATCTCAATTTGATTACAATATGAGTATCAACCTCTCTAGGTACCACGAGTATCAACCTCTCTAGGTATCACAAGTAGAAACCTCTTTAAGTACAACTTTGTTAGTCTTCCCCCAGATTAAGATCTCTTAGTGGAATAAAGAGAAACACTCTGAAAGCAAGAGAGTACAATAAAAACTCACATGATATACTTCACAAAGTGAAAAATATTACAATGGTGAAGGTCACAATCCAATATGTTTCACACAAGAATTTTTCTGGATTTGACTTTATGCACTCAATGTCTctatctcttttttcttttatattttgatacCACTTATTGTGTAGATTCATTGATATATCTTGTATATTTCTCGTTGTTTTTGTTTATGATATTCTATTGTATCATATCTTGTTTGTCTTTCTTCATAATTTTGTACCTCTATTTATAGGAATTCTTAGGATATGATCGTTGAGgcttttctttaatatattctCGTATCaattttcttgattttgtttttctaaggCATAAGAAAGTTGTGTTATCATTCTTTGAtttactctttcttttcttttgtggGTCTTCtcatcaatcaatatttaatgtacATGATCGTTGCAACATAGATATAATCTTCAACATAATCTTTAGCTTCTATCTTTATTATACTTTTCTTTTGAGTATTTTCTCATAAAAGAAATCTTTCCTTGTTTTCATATTTGTAATTCTTCCATCATCGGTATATCCATAACATTTGattatatctaataaattatttgattagtagaattgaaatattgaataatcattaaaaaaataccttatttttcttttcttttttaattaaatcagtGTAAGTCTTGACTTGCTTGACATTTTTTACCATCATTTTCTACTACACTTGTTGCCCACATTTTTGTATCGTTAcacttttgcaaattttttcattaataggTACAAACTTTATCATGGAGGTAGCACAAGGTCTCACGATGAggtaaaaataaacttttctcACTCAAAAATCTCACAAACTATTTCGGATGCTCATAAGAGTATGAAAACCAATATTGTGGTATCAGaagaatataaaatacaaaagcATAGTAGTAAGTGATAGATATTATTGTATCCAacaaattgttattattttgagaATATTCTGTAGTATCAATTGCCTAAATATTAGCCAAAATTGTAGTTACTCATTTGTAATGGCAATCAAAATTATCTatgatattttgtatatattccTCATCAATAGGAGAGACAACTCATAGATGATTTCCTACATAGTATCAGAAGATTAGGTTCCTTCCTCCCTTTTAGAAAACCtagtcatttttttcttttttttccctttcttccATAGTTGCCCATGGCTGAAAACACCAAATTTCATTCTACTCTAGTCGTCACCAACATCAAACATCACATTCCAATCACTTTGGACATGGAAACCAGCCAATATCACTCATGGGCAACCTTATTTAAAGTTCAAGCTAAAGTTCATTTCGTACTTAAACATATCATCCCTCCTACGGAATCTGCTACCATAACAACGTACCAAACAACCAAGGCCGCTAATCTACCTCTATGGAATCGCCTTGATGTTGTTGTTCTCCAATGGATATATGCCACAATATCTCCTAATATCCTCACATCGATCCTTGTGGCTAATGATTCTGTTGCCAACGCTTGGCAACATGTCACTGACTTGTTTCAAGATAACAAAAACTCTAGGGCAGTATATCTTGAAACTTAGTTCACGAATACGAACTTAGCGGATTTTTTCACAATCTCCGCATATTGCAACCGCCTCAAATCTTTCGCGCACCAATTAGCCAATGTTGGGGCTCTTGTTTTAGATTAACGTCTAGTGCTCTGTTTGCTTGTTGGCTTACCCAAAGCATATGTTGGTTTTGTCACGATTATGTAGCAAAAGGATGACTTGCCCAATTTTGCTACAACATGTTCTTGATTGAAGCTGGAAGAGACCACGATTAAGGAGCGAGCAACTTGTGAATCTTGTTCCTCTGGATTCTTAATCATGAATGAAGGCCCCAATTCCTCTACAAGGTCGTCATAACTACAATCGAGGTAAGTAACCCAACAGAAGCAAAGGCAACAACAGCCGTGGTGGTAGAGACAGACATGGCAACGGTGGGGGTGCCAACATTGAAAGAAATGGTGCACCATATCAACAACCACAATACCACCAGTCTCAGGGTTACCCACCATATCAACATCCCTTCCTAAATCCTTGGACTGGGTAGGTCCAACCTTTTTGTCCTTATCTTGCAGCCTCATGGCAACCTACACCTCCTCGTTAAGATGAGGTTATTGGACCTCAACTATCACAACAATCTTGCCACACATCATCCACACCATCTACTATGGGGTACACACCTACAGACATTAATGGGCCATGCATACTCTTGCAATCTCCCAACCAGATGAAAATTGGTATATGGACATAGGTGCTACATCTCATATGACAACAAATCAAGGTACACTCTTATCTTATTTTGATTTAAGCAAAGATAACAATATTGTTATTGGTAATGGTTATTTGATTCCTATTTGTGGTCATGGAAGCACTTCACTATCTCCACCTCATCCTCCTTTACAACTAAACAATGTGTTACATGcaccaaaattaattaaaaacatcatCTTTGTTCGTAAATTTACCACTGACAACTTAGTTTCTTTTGAGTTTGATCCTTTTGGGTTTTCGGTGAAGAACTTGCGCACGGGGAACCATCTAATGAGGTGTAATAGCTTTGGTGATCTCTACCCCATCCATCCCAAATATCAAAGAATCTCTTCGCCAACTTTTACTTTAACCTTTCCAGCTATGTCTTCCACCTTGTGGCACAATCATTTAGGCCATCCCGAAGCTACTATTTTAAACTCTCTTtgtcatcaaaattttataaattgtaataaatacaataatgtttttttcacTTCTTGTCCTCTTGTTAAACATGTGAAATTGCCATTTAGAGCTTCTTGGTCTTTTACTGAATTTCCCTTTGATATTATCCATAGTGATATTTGGAACACCAATATATAGCTCATTCGGCCATTGATATTACGTCTTATTTCTTAATGACTTTAGCAAATTTTTGTGAACTTTTCCCATTTCTAGAAaatcacaatcaaattaaaaccCAATTTGAAAGAgacattaaacaattttgtCAACATAGTGGATTGCAATTTAAGTTCTCTTGCCCTTACATTTCTCCTCAAAATGGCAAAGCAGAAAGGCATATTAAATCCATTAACAATATTGTTCGCACCCTATTAGCCCACTCATCCATGCCACTTTCTTTTTGGGACCATGCTCTTCAAATGGTCACTTATCTACTAAACATTCTCCCTACCAAAGTTTTAGGATATCGTTCTCCGATGCAAGTTCTCTATTGTAGAATTCCATAATTTTCCCATCTTCGTGTCTTTGGTTGTCTTTGCTACCCACTATTTCGAAACACTACCAATAATATGTTGCAAGCCAGATCCACCCCGTGTGTTTTTCAAGGGTACCCATCAAATCATCGAGGGTACAAATGCTATGATCTTTCGACTAGACAGATAATTATTTCCTGTCATGTAATTTTTTGTGACACAATTTCCTTTCTAAAAAATCCATGACACATCTCCAAGTGAGTATAACCATTTAAGTGATGACCCCTTTCCACCCTTAATCCATCACCTACGTACTTGTGTACCACAAAATCAACTAACATGACCTACACTTCATCTTCCACAACCTTTATCACATACAGGCCTAAGCCCTCAGACTTCACTTTCTTCTCACTCACCACCATCCCCTAACAACAATCCCCTCTCAACCCCACCAATTAACCTTCCCCCTTCTCAAACCTCAACCAACCAGCTTACAAATCATAGGTCCCATCCCATGACCACTCGTAGTCAACGGGGCATGGTTAAACCAAacataaaatattcacataatTTGAGTGCTTCAACCACCACTTCTATTTCACCTTTGCCTAAGAATCTGGTGAGTGCTCTTCATGACTTAAAATGGAAAAATGCCATGACTGATGAATATAATGCTCTAATTCAAAACAAGACATGGGAGTTGGTGTCACATCCCCTTAATGTCAATATAATTCGGTCTATGTGGATTtgtaaacataaacataattttgACGATTTTTTTGAGAGGCATAAAGCTCGCCTTGTAGGTGATGGCAAGTCACAACAAAAAGGCATAGATTGTGATGAAACGTTCAGTCCAATAATGAAACCAGCGATAATTCGAACAATTTTAACCATTGCTT is a window of Vigna unguiculata cultivar IT97K-499-35 chromosome 4, ASM411807v1, whole genome shotgun sequence DNA encoding:
- the LOC114180655 gene encoding uncharacterized protein LOC114180655; its protein translation is MAENTKFHSTLVVTNIKHHIPITLDMETSQYHSWATLFKVQAKVHFVLKHIIPPTESATITTYQTTKAANLPLWNRLDVVVLQWIYATISPNILTSILVANDSVANAWQHVTDLFQDNKNSRAVYLET